Genomic segment of Fischerella sp. PCC 9605:
CCCATTGGAAGAACCGCAGCATCCGGCGCATAGTACGCAGTAAGTTTACTGGCATCCGTGTTACTCTAGCTTCTTTTCCAGATAAGCGCTCGCACAAACTAATAATTTCCTCAGCACTCCAAGCGCGAGTACCAACCACTGGGAAAGTTCGCTTTTCGGTTTCCGGTATGCTCAATGCCCGAATGGCAAATTTAGCTATATCTTGAGTATCCATATAGGCAATAGGCGAAGACTCACCTGTCACCCAAACTGGCTGGTTTTCCAAAATGGGAATTCCATATTGACCAATTAAGCCTTGCATAAAGCCAGCCAGCTGCAATACGGTGTAATTCAAACCGGACTCTGCCAAAAACAATTCTGTACACCGCTTGATTTCCATCAGCGGCACTTCTGGATACTTGTCAGCATCCAATATGGAAAAGAATATGAAACGCTCCACACCTGCCGCCAAACACGCTTGAATTAAGGATACCTTGCCTTCCCAGTCTACTTGTTTGATACTCAGTGAATCGGTGGGACGAGAAGTGGCCGCATCAATGACTGCGGTTACACCTTCCAGCGCTGCTTTGAGCGTTTGGGGGTAGCACAAATCTCCCGGTACAAGTTCCGCACCCCACTCTTTGAGAAATGCGGCTTTCTTTGCACTCCGGACAAGACAACGTACTTTATACCCCTCATCGATGGCACGACGAGCCACTTGTCTTCCCAAGGTGCCAGTGGCACCGACAATTAATAATGTCATGAGGGTTCTTTACAAAACTTAAACTTTTATGAATAAAATCTTATCAGAATCGCATGAACAAACAAAAGTTTACATTCTTTTTGAAGATGCAAACACAAGCGAGAGACTATAAAGGAGCCTCTCGGTTTCAAAGTGCTTCTGGGAAGGAATTACTCTTCTTCTGCGCCCTGAATTTTCAGTAATAAAGCGCCTAAGCCCCAGCCTACAAATATTAAGCTGAAGGATAATATCGCTGCATTGAACATTTCGCCACCCATTACTGTAATTCTCCTTTGCGAATTGTTTAATTAAGTTAAGTCTACCAGAGCCTTACAGAACAGCTGATAGGATGAGACTAATATGAAGTATTGTGACACAGATTCTCAGGTTAACCCTCGGGGATAAACGGAGTAAATGACAAGATATTGTAACCTTTGCAACTAAGTAAATAGCTAGGTACAAATATCACCACTGGAGTATGAGAGTTTCTTGACTCAAAAATTGACCAAAACTGCGTTTTGGTTGGAGAAAAGTTAAAGGGGAAAGGAAAATCAAAATGCTCATGGTCAAGTCCCTCAATTTATTGATGGTTATTGATGGAGAATATGAAAGATTTTTGAACAAGACACATAGTGCAAGAAAAAGCGTCCTCGAACAGCGTCCCTAACTTTAGTTGTGGGATTTGTCGAATTTCCTTTTCCCTTTACCCCTTTCCCTTTGCCCCCAAAGGGATTTATTGTCTGGTGTCAGTTAACATTATCACATCGAGACGCTTTTGAAAGGCAAGTTAAAAGCTGGGATAAGAGAATTGCTTGTATGTCTTTATTAAATAAAAAAAATGATACTTTGCCACTGTCGCATCGTCCTCGCCTAGCATTGACGTTGGGAGATCCCGCTGGAATAGGGCCAGAAGTGATTTTAAAAGCTTTGGCAGACCCGGAGTTGAGTAAAAATTTTGATGTAACTGTTGTAGGTAGCCAGGAATTACTATTACAAAATTATACTAGAGTTCTCGTAAATGGAAATTTAGTACCTTTGGCAAATCCAGAAAACTTGTCAATTCTTGACGTGCCACTAGAAGAACAAATTAAAAGTGAAATTGTCATTGGAACGGGTAATGCAGCTAGTGGCGCAGCTAGTTTTGCTTATATCGAATGTGCGATCGCCCGAACTCAACAAGGAGAATTTGATGCCATAGTTACCGCCCCGATCGCTAAATCTGCTTGGAAGGCAGCGGGGTATGACTATCCAGGGCAAACAGAACTTTTAGCTCAAAAGTCAGGTACAGATAGATTTGGCATGTTATTCGTAGCGCGATCGCCCCATACTGACTGGACGCTGCGAAGTTTATTAGCCACTACGCATATTCCTTTGTGTCAAGTACCGCAGGTGTTAACACCAGAATTGTTGACGAAAAAACTTGATTTATTGGTGGAGTGTTTAGAGCAAGATTTTGGTATTGAGAATGGAAAAATTGCGATCGCGGGTTTAAATCCCCACAGTGGCGAACAGGGACAACTCGGACGTGAAGAACAAGATTGGTTAATTCCCTGGCTAAATCAAGAACGTCAAAAACGCCCGAATTGGCAGCTAGATGGCCCCATTCCGCCAGATACAATGTGGGTCAAGCCTGGTCAAGCTTGGTATGGTGGAATTGATCCTGCCAAAGCTGCTGATGCTTACCTCGCACTCTACCACGACCAAGGTTTAATTCCAGTCAAGCTAATGGCATTTGATAGAGCAGTAAATACTTCTATCGGTCTTCCCTTCATTCGTACCTCACCAGATCACGGTACAGCATTTGATATTGCTGGTAAAGGAATAGCTGATGCAACGAGTATGAAAGCAGCAATCAAATTAGCAGCAGAGTTGGCAAGCGTGAGACTGCGAAGAAGTGGGGAGGTGGGGTGATGGAGGAGTGGGAGAGTGGGGGAGTGGAAGAGTGGGGAAATAGAAGAAAGAACCAATAACAAATGACCAATGACTAATGACTAATGACTATTGACTATTGACCCTTGACCCTTGACTATTAACTATGATGTTTTTTAATCATCAAAATCAACGATGAATAATAACAAACTTCGCAATATACTCATCGGTGCTGGAGTTGCAGCCGTTGGTGCCATTGGGACTAAAGCCGCAGTAGATTATTTCCGCAACCGTGGTAAAGAAGAAGTTGTTGATGAAAGTCAAGGCGACGCTGTAGCTACATCTCCACAAGAAGTTGCTTATGCAACCGTAGAAACTAACTCTGTGCAAGGTTTTCTGGATAAAAGCTTTGGTGAAGCTGGTCGTTATGTTCCCAACCGTCCGCCGAAGATATTTGATTATCAAGGTAATCAATATATGGTGATTTGGGCATATGACAATAAGCAACAAAAAAATCAAATGTTGGCTTTTCTCTACACCGATGCTGGTCGGAAAATGATTGCCAGTGTTGGATATACAAATCAGAAAACTGACTACAATCTCAACTTAGGCAGTACACCTTTTGCTGTAGAAGTAAATGGTCAGCAATTGCGTTCTGGTCAGTCAGAAACAGGCGGAACAAGTGATGTAGATTTTGTTCTAGCCGGGTCTTAATTAAAATTTTTTGAATTGGAAATTTGTTGTTAAGGTGGCTAAAAAGCCACCTTTTTTGATTGTTTATTAGTTTTTATGGGCTTGTCTCTTAAGAAGTAAAAAGTAAAAAGTAAAAAGAAAGACAATTTATTATGAGTGCCTTTTAACTTTTAACTTTTAACTTGATTTGGACGTATTA
This window contains:
- the petM gene encoding cytochrome b6-f complex subunit PetM — protein: MGGEMFNAAILSFSLIFVGWGLGALLLKIQGAEEE
- the pdxA gene encoding 4-hydroxythreonine-4-phosphate dehydrogenase PdxA; this encodes MSLLNKKNDTLPLSHRPRLALTLGDPAGIGPEVILKALADPELSKNFDVTVVGSQELLLQNYTRVLVNGNLVPLANPENLSILDVPLEEQIKSEIVIGTGNAASGAASFAYIECAIARTQQGEFDAIVTAPIAKSAWKAAGYDYPGQTELLAQKSGTDRFGMLFVARSPHTDWTLRSLLATTHIPLCQVPQVLTPELLTKKLDLLVECLEQDFGIENGKIAIAGLNPHSGEQGQLGREEQDWLIPWLNQERQKRPNWQLDGPIPPDTMWVKPGQAWYGGIDPAKAADAYLALYHDQGLIPVKLMAFDRAVNTSIGLPFIRTSPDHGTAFDIAGKGIADATSMKAAIKLAAELASVRLRRSGEVG
- a CDS encoding SDR family oxidoreductase is translated as MTLLIVGATGTLGRQVARRAIDEGYKVRCLVRSAKKAAFLKEWGAELVPGDLCYPQTLKAALEGVTAVIDAATSRPTDSLSIKQVDWEGKVSLIQACLAAGVERFIFFSILDADKYPEVPLMEIKRCTELFLAESGLNYTVLQLAGFMQGLIGQYGIPILENQPVWVTGESSPIAYMDTQDIAKFAIRALSIPETEKRTFPVVGTRAWSAEEIISLCERLSGKEARVTRMPVNLLRTMRRMLRFFQWGWNVADRLAFTEVLASGRPLNASMDAAYQVFGFDPKDTTTLESYLQEYFNRIMKKLKELDYEKNKAKKKKEKKTPFKKVNGQ